The Haloplanus natans DSM 17983 DNA segment GGTGGCGACACGGGCGCGCCGCCGTCGTCCGCCGGATATCGATAATCGACGTACTAAACGCCGTCGTCTGTCGATAACTCGCCGGGCGGAGCGCCCCCTGATTTTATGTGAACACTGAAACATCACTGCGTAGTGTGAGACCGAACCACACAAAGACGCGCAACCATGCGACGAAATAACAGTACACACGGACGTGTCGACTTGTGGAGGAGACGGCGTCGTGGGACGGTCACGCCCACGAGTCGGGGGTGTGCGCCATGATCGTCGGCGTGCCGGGCGAGACGGCGGCCGACGAGACCCGGGTCGCGATCACGCCCCCGGTGGCGAAGAAGTTGGTCGGGGGGGATCTGACCGTCCACGTCGCGAGCGGTGCGGGTGAGGGGTCCGACTGGTCGGACGCGGACTACCGCGACGTGGGCTGTGAGGTCGTTGACGACCGCGAGACGGTGTTCGAGCGGGCCGACGTGATCTGTCAGGTCCGGGGGCTGGCGGCGAACGCGGACGAACCGATGGACCCCTACCGCGACGGACAGATCGTGATCGGGACACTCGGCCCCTACGACCTCGGCGACGAGACGTACGACGAACTCGCCGCCCGGGAGGTGAGCGCGTTCGCCCTCGAACTCATGCCGCGGATCAGCCGCGCACAGAGCATGGACGTGCTCTCTTCGATGGCGAGCATCGGGGGGTACAAGGCGGCGCTGGTCGCGGCCGAGCAGTTACCCAAACTCTTCCCGCTGGAGATGACCGCCGCTGGCACCGTCCGCCCGGCGGAGGTGTTCGTGATCGGCGCGGGCGTCGCAGGGCTGAAAGCCATCGCGACGGCCGAGCGTCTCGGCGCCTCGGTGAAGGGGTACGACATCCGACTCGAAGTGAAACAGGAAGTCGAGAGCCTGGGCGCCGACTTCGTGGAACTCGATCTGGAGACGGAGGGTTCGGGTGACGACGAGGGCTACGCCGTCGAGATGGGAGAGGAGTTCTACGAACAGCAGCGCAAGGAACTGGGTCGAGTCGTCCCGGAGTCGGACGTGGTGATCACCACGGCGGCCATCCCCGGCGCACCCGCGCCCGAACTCGTCTCGACCGAGATGATCGAGGGGATGGACGAGGGGTCGGTGATCGTCGACCTCTCGGCGCCGACGGGCGGCAACTGCGAACCCACGGTCGCCGGCGAGACGGTCGAACACGGGGGCGTGACGATATACGGCCCCACGAACCTCCCGGCGACCGTCGCCCACACCGCGAGCCAACTGTTCGCCAACAACCTGTACAACTTCCTGGATCACCTGCTCGACGAGGGTGAACTCGTCCTCGATACGGACGACGAAATCGTCGACTCGACGCTACTCACACACGATGGACGGATACGACGACCCCACGAAGGTGGCGGTGACGAGGCGGCGGACGAAGACGAATCCGAGACCGGCGACGACGGCGAACCGGCGGAGGGCGAGGCCGATGCGTGAGACGGTCCGCCGCCGGTCGCAACCGCCCCTCGGAAGCGGCGGCGACGAATCCGGGACCGGGGACGACGCTCCGTTCGGAGGAAAGCGATGACGTTCGTCCAGAATCTCACCTTTTTCGTCCTCGCCGCGTTCGTCGGCTACGAGATCATCACGAAGATTCCGACGAACCTCCACACGCCGTTGATGTCGGGTGCGAACGCCATCTCGGGCATCACGCTCATCGGATCGGTCGTCGTGGCGGGGTCGGGATCGACGACGCTCGCGACGGGACTCGGCTTCCTGGCCGTCGTCATGGCGACGATCAACGTCGTCGGCGGCTACCTCGTGACCAACAGCATGCTCGATCAGTTCCGGAGCGGCGACGACCGCCGGCGCGAACGCGGAGGGGGTGACTGATGGTGGCCATCCTCGGCGGCCTCCCGCCGTCCGTGCTCGCTTTCGTCTACCTCGTCGCCGGCGTCCTGTTCATCCAGGGGCTTCGCGACATGACCCACCCGCGGACGGCGCCGCGGGGGAACCTTATCTCCGCCGCAGGCATGGCGCTGGCGGTGGGGATCACGGTGCTCGTGACCGACATCCTCTCGCCGGTCCTGCTCTTTGCCGGCCTGCTCGTCGGCGCCGCCATCGGCGTCTGGCTGGCGGTCACGGTGGAGACGACGGAGATGCCACAGCTCGTCGGCCTGTTCAACGGCTTCGGGGGCGGCGCCTCCGCCCTCGTCGCCGGCGCCGAACTGATCGACATGTTCGGCGCCGGGTCGTTCCAGATCGGTGTGACGGCGACGGCCGCGCTCGCGGGCATCATCGGCTCCGTCACCTTCTGGGGCAGCCTCGTCGCGGCCGGGAAACTCCACGGCGTCGTCGACGATTCGGCGGTTCGGTACGACGGCGAACAGATCGTCAAGGCGCTGTTTCTCGCCGTCGCCCTGCTCGCCGGGCTCCACCTCGTTGCTCGTCCGAACCTGCTCGGCGCGGTGCCACTCGCGGGTTGGGTGCCGTCGTACTGGGTGCTGGTCGCCGCGGCGTCGGTTCTCGGCGTCCTGCTCGTCATGCCAATCGGCGGCGCGGACATGCCGGTCGTCATCGCCCTGCTCAACTCCTACTCCGGGCTGGCGGCCGCGACGACGGGCTTCGTCCTCGACAACTCCGTGCTGATCATCGCGGGGACGCTCGTCGGCGCCTCGGGGCTGATCCTCACCGTCATCATGTGCGAGTCGATGAACCGCTCGCTGGCGAACGTCTTCTTCGGTGGCCTCGGCGAGGCCGACGGGGACGACGACGGGGAGATGGCGGACATCTACGAGGGTAACATTACCTCCACCTCGGCCGAGGAAGTGGAGATGATCCTCGACGTGGCCGACCGCGTCGTCATCGTGCCCGGCTACGGCATGGCGGTCGCGCAGGCCCAACACGCCGTCGCCGAACTCGCCGAACTGCTCGAGGGCGAGGGCGTCGACGTGGAGTTCGGCATCCACCCGGTCGCCGGCCGGATGCCCGGCCACATGAACGTCCTCCTCGCCGAGGCGGACGTGCCCTACGATAAACTCCGCGAGCTGGAGGAGATCAACCCGACGTTCTCGCAGACGGACGTGGTCATCGTCATCGGCGCGAACGACGTGGTGAACCCCTCGGCCAACACCGCGGATTCGGGCCCCATCGCGGGAATGCCCGTTCTCAACGTCGGCGAGGCGCGGACGGTCATCGTCAACAAGCGGAGCCTCAGCCCCGGCTTCTCCGGGGTCCCCAACCCGCTCTTTGCACAGGACAACACGAATATGCTGTTCGGCGACGGCAAGGAGACGATGCAGGAACTGGTGAACCTCTACAAGGAGAACCACTAAGACGGGCCCGCTGTGTGTCAGTTCCGGCGGTCGCCACCCGGATCGGTGGCCGCCGGCACACGGGGACACTCGTTCGTCTGAACGACTCCGTCGTCGCGACCCGTTCCGGCGAACCGTGCGAAACCTTTATGATTATTAATGATAACTGTTGTCATATGTCACGCGCCGTGGACTCGGAGTACGACGTGAACAGAACGGATACGGTGCCAGAGACGGCCCGAGTGCGTCATTTCGACGAACTCGACGATTCGGCACAGGAGTATCTGTTCACCGTCGCGGAGGGGGCCTCGCCGCGGGACCCGAGCAACCTCTCGGGGTTGAACGAGGGCGACGTCGTCGTCTTCACCGACTACTACCACGTCGAGTAACGGATCGAAGCCGTTTTGTCCGGTCCGGCGAGAGGTCGAGTATGGATAGCGGCGGGACAATGACGCTCGCGTTCGAGTTCGACGCGCTTCAGGCGCTGGCCGACCCGAACGCCGTGTTCGACGACGCCCGGCAGTGGACCGAATACGTGGGCGTCCTGAGCGACGAACCGACGTACGTCGTCACCAACTTCACGCGCAAGCGGCGCCTGCGCCAGGACTTCTTCTCCGGGCCGCGTGGCGTCGATGAGAGCCTCGACAACGTCCGCGACCAGTTCGAAACCGACCGTCACGTCTTCATCGGCACGGCCGACGACGACCGCGCGACCGCCGAGGCACACGGCTGGGAGTATCTCGACATCGAGGAGGCGGCGGAGTTCGCCGAGTGGGAACTCGGCGAGGAGGAAAAAGAAGACCCGTTCGAGACGGAGACGCGGGACGACTGGCCGTAGTTACTGTTCCTGCGCCGGCGCCAACTCGTCGATGTCGACGGATTTCTCCAGCAACACGTCTTTCTGGTCCGCGACGACCCGCTCTTCGCGCATCAGCTTCTTGTAGGCGCTCTGGGGCGAGAGGTCGCCGATCAACACGCCGCCGACGATCTTGCCGTCCTTGAACGCCAGCCGCCGCCACTCGGTCTCGGAATACTTCCGCTCGCACTCGTCGTCGCCGATGGTCGGGTGGCCAAAGGAGAGGAAGGGGAAATCGAAGTGGGTGATGGAGTACGAGGAGACGAAACGGAAGGGTTCGGAGCCGGGGTCGAGCATGTTCTTCGCGGCGATCGTACCCTGCGATTTGGCGCTGTCCCACGACCCGTTCTGGGCGCGTTCGCCGAGGATCGTGTCGTGATAGCGCGTGATGTCGCCCGCGGCGTAGATGTCGTCGACGTTCGTCCGCATGTACTCGTCGACGAGGATTCCGCCGTCGTGGTCGACGCCCGTCCCCTGGAGAATCTCGGTGTTGAAATCGAGGCCGATGGCGATGCCGACGAAGTCGCCCTCGTAGCGGTCGCCGTT contains these protein-coding regions:
- a CDS encoding DUF7124 domain-containing protein: MDSGGTMTLAFEFDALQALADPNAVFDDARQWTEYVGVLSDEPTYVVTNFTRKRRLRQDFFSGPRGVDESLDNVRDQFETDRHVFIGTADDDRATAEAHGWEYLDIEEAAEFAEWELGEEEKEDPFETETRDDWP
- a CDS encoding NAD(P) transhydrogenase subunit alpha — its product is MTFVQNLTFFVLAAFVGYEIITKIPTNLHTPLMSGANAISGITLIGSVVVAGSGSTTLATGLGFLAVVMATINVVGGYLVTNSMLDQFRSGDDRRRERGGGD
- a CDS encoding NAD(P) transhydrogenase subunit alpha — protein: MEETASWDGHAHESGVCAMIVGVPGETAADETRVAITPPVAKKLVGGDLTVHVASGAGEGSDWSDADYRDVGCEVVDDRETVFERADVICQVRGLAANADEPMDPYRDGQIVIGTLGPYDLGDETYDELAAREVSAFALELMPRISRAQSMDVLSSMASIGGYKAALVAAEQLPKLFPLEMTAAGTVRPAEVFVIGAGVAGLKAIATAERLGASVKGYDIRLEVKQEVESLGADFVELDLETEGSGDDEGYAVEMGEEFYEQQRKELGRVVPESDVVITTAAIPGAPAPELVSTEMIEGMDEGSVIVDLSAPTGGNCEPTVAGETVEHGGVTIYGPTNLPATVAHTASQLFANNLYNFLDHLLDEGELVLDTDDEIVDSTLLTHDGRIRRPHEGGGDEAADEDESETGDDGEPAEGEADA
- a CDS encoding NAD(P)(+) transhydrogenase (Re/Si-specific) subunit beta, with the translated sequence MVAILGGLPPSVLAFVYLVAGVLFIQGLRDMTHPRTAPRGNLISAAGMALAVGITVLVTDILSPVLLFAGLLVGAAIGVWLAVTVETTEMPQLVGLFNGFGGGASALVAGAELIDMFGAGSFQIGVTATAALAGIIGSVTFWGSLVAAGKLHGVVDDSAVRYDGEQIVKALFLAVALLAGLHLVARPNLLGAVPLAGWVPSYWVLVAAASVLGVLLVMPIGGADMPVVIALLNSYSGLAAATTGFVLDNSVLIIAGTLVGASGLILTVIMCESMNRSLANVFFGGLGEADGDDDGEMADIYEGNITSTSAEEVEMILDVADRVVIVPGYGMAVAQAQHAVAELAELLEGEGVDVEFGIHPVAGRMPGHMNVLLAEADVPYDKLRELEEINPTFSQTDVVIVIGANDVVNPSANTADSGPIAGMPVLNVGEARTVIVNKRSLSPGFSGVPNPLFAQDNTNMLFGDGKETMQELVNLYKENH